ACAACGACGGATACATCCACCACGATGCGCAGACCTCTCGAAGGACTTACGAGAGGTTCATGGGCAAGAAGCAGAGGGCGAGCTGGTGTAAACAGTGCGGGAAATGCGCGAAGAAGTGCCCCCAGAAGCTCCCAATAATGACTCTCATGCCCGAGGTGCACTCGGTCCTCGGGGAGGGCATGCCCTTCTAAATGACCGTACCCCGCTCGGTCGGGACCACATATGCCGAATACCGGATAAGGTATGGCCGCGATCCTTCAAATCGGGAAGCAAACAATTTATGAGTGGATGCGCTTCACGCCACCGAGCAGGTGTAATCTAGCTGGTTAGGATTTTGGCCTTCCAACTACTCCAAGAACAGAAAGATAAAATTGGAGAGGGACGAAAGCCAACGGCCCGGGTTCAAATCCCGGCACCTGCACTTTCGTTCCGTTAGGTTTCAGTTCAGCCCTACTCGCAATCTCTTGCTTGTCGGTCTAAGCCTCGTCCTCGTTCTCTCCGAGCACAGGGTTGTGTGCGAGTGCGTATATCTCGTCGAATTGCCTCGATTCAGCCAGCGCTAGTTGCTGGTTGAAGCAGTGTGGATGGAATCCGACAACCCTCGAGTGTGCGTAGTTGTCGAAATCGTCTTCGGTTTCAGTCTTCAGTTCTGGCTGCTTCTTCTTCCACAGTCGTACCATCTCAAACACCTATCCTGTCATTTCCGCGTACTCACTTGCTTCAGGCTCTACTTCGATGTCGGTCTGCAAGCTCCGATCTATCTCAGACAGATCATTCAGGAGCTGTGAGATGTCCGTAACATCTTCTCCAAGACTCGACATCTCGTTCGCGAGATCCTCGAGATCCTGAAGCGTGTGTGTCTTCGCCCACTCTATCGCATAGGCGTTTCGGACCGCTGCTTGCGCCGCATCCCTGTGCTTCATTGCATCCCATCCTAAAGCGTTTGTCTGACGATTTGTCAGCTGAATTGCCGTATATCGCTGACAAGTATTTATACATTCTTGAAATGACGCAATCCTCAAGCCAGAATGGTTGGATTCTGGATCCAGCCTCTTCATAGAAATCTCTACGAGATTTCTGTGCTGGATTCAGACATGAGCCGCATATCTGGCGAAAACACACTGGATCACCCGTCGGACGAGAGAACGCATTTCCCAAATGCTGTCCCGAGCGAGCCATGCGATATGCTGGAAACCATTTTATCGAGCGATGCATATCAAGTCGCAATCAGCCAGGTGGAAGTGTTTGGGCTTACTTGACACGCTCTTGAACAAGGAGAAGAAGCTCCTGGAGAAGTCTAAGAAAGAACTGGCAAGAGTGGACTCCCTCGAAAAGAGCGGCAGGTCGAAAGAGGCCTTGGCCGAGCTAGAGAAGACCAGCGCGATGCTGAAGGAGAACATGATCTTCATCGGAAAGATGAGACTTGACTTTTCGCCCGTTTTCTCCGATCTGGGAAAAAAGTTCCTGGGATTCGACAGGGCACAGATGGCCCAGGATGCGGCCAGAGTGTCCCTCCAGCTGGACCCGAAGAACTCAGTCGCGATGGTTGTCGACGGACGTTCAGCTATCAGACTAGGCAATGTGAAGGAAGCGCTCATCACGTTGTCGAGCGCAGTCGCGGTCTTCCCGAAGTCCGAGGATCTCTGGTCCGCACTGGGGGACGCGCAGGAGTCATCCGGAGATATCGGCAACTCTATCGAGAGCTACAAGTGCGCGCTCGAAATCAACTCTCGGGCCATAGAATACTACGACAAGATACTCGCGCACACGCCCCAAGACACCGACATGATGAAAAGGAAGGGGACAGCGCTCACGAAGCTGCAGCGGTATGACGACTCCGTCAAAACCTTTCAGGCAGGAATCGCCATCGACCCAAAGGACAAGGATCTCTGGATCGGCATCGCGACCGCACTGAACTCCGCTGGGAAGAGTGACGAGGCCATCAAGGCTTTGAACAAGGCGCTGAAGTTGGACCCCAACGACAAGTACTGTCACGATAACCTAGGCAGGATACTGCTGAAGCTGGGGAGACCCGAGGAGGCGCTCGAGAGCTTCTCGAGGGCGGCGGAGATAGACCGGGGCGACAAGATCGTGTGGAACGAGCTCGGAGTCGTCCAGGAGGAGCTGAAGCAGTACGATGCGGCGCTCGAATCGTTCGACCGCGCGCTCACGATCGACCCAAAGGATATCAACGTACTCAACAACAAGAAGATGACACTGCTGAAGGTCGAGAGATATCCAGACCTCATCATGACTTGCGACAAGATACTCCTTCTGAACCCGCAGGACCATGGGACTCTCCTCGACAAGGCCCGCGCGCTGTTCGCCATGGACAAGATCGGCGAGGCACTCACATTCGCCGACTCATCGCTCGTTCTGGCACCAAAGTCAAAGGACGCCATGAACCTCAAGAAAGAGTGTCTGATCAGGTTGGGGAGGCACGAGGACGTAGTCGTCTGGTGCAACAAGATACTCGCGGTGGACCCGAACGACTATGTCGCCACGCACGATAAGGGCGTCGCGCAGATGAAGGCCGGCAGGCCCCAGGAAGCCGTGAAGACCTTTGAAAGGGGGCTGAAAGCCGTGCCCACGCAGTTGCCGATGCTTGAGAGCCTGAAGGAAGCGTACAAGCAGCTTCAGAAGGACGACCTCGTGGTCCAGACTTGCGACAGGATCGTGGCAGTGGACCAGAACAACAAGGCTGCGTACTTCGACAAGGCAGTCGCGCTAGACAGGGCGGAGAAATACGACGAGTGTCAGGCCGCTTATCGGCTTGCGCTCAAGCACGACCCCACCAATCCAGATGTGTTCTACAACATCGCAGCCCTATTCCTCAGGATCGGCAAACCGCGAGAGGCAGTCGACTACGCGAAGCAGGGCCTTATCGTCGCGCCGGGATCGCACTCCCTCTGGCGCATAAGGGGAGATGCGAGCTACCAATCCAAAGAATACGAGAATGCCGTCGCCTCATACGGAAAGGCAGTTGAGCTGGACCCGAGCGACAAGAAATCGTACAAGACCATGGGTCGAGCACTGGTCGAGCTCAAGAGGTACGAGCAGGGACTGGTAGCCTTCGAGCACGCTGCCAAGCTGGACTCGAAGGACGCGGACGCGTGGTACCAGAAGTGTGTCGCGCTCGAATGGCTGGACCGCGACCAGGACGCGCTGTCATCCATCACCGAGGCCGTGCGCCTGAACGCTACAGTTCCAGAGTATAGGGTGAAGCAGGGCGTATTGCTGACTAAACTCGGCAAGCCAGATGAGGCGCTGAATGCGTACGACGAAGCGGTCAAGATATCGCCGAGGAGCGTGCATGTCCTCAATGCGAAGAAGGACCTCCTCAAATCCCTTAAGCGGAACGAGGAGGTCGTCACCGTCTGCAACGAGATCCTCAAGCTCGCACCCAAGGACAGAGACGCGCTTGTTGACAAAGGCAGCGCCTCGCTGTTCCTGAAGAAGCCCAACGAGGCGCTCGTGTGCTTCAACAAAGCGCTCGATCACCATGCAGACGATCTTGATGTCCTCGAGCTGAAGAAGCTGGCGCTCATCTCGATGGACGACCCCGACAGCGTCGTTTCGGTCACGGACCACATTCTAAGGTTGAGCCCAAAGAACAAGAACGCGCACTCGGACCGCGCAGCGGCACTGGAGAAGCTAGATCGGATGGACGAGGCGCTCAAGAGCTACGAGCACGCGCTCAGTCTGGACCAGAAGGATGTCTTCCTCTGGAACAGGAAGGGGTTGCTGCTGCTGAGTGCGGGGAACCCTGCACAAGCTGCCGAGGCTTTCGAAATAGCCATCAAGCTCGATTCCAACCAGCCCTTCGTGCTCAACAACAAGGGCAAGGCCTATCTCGAGCTCCGAAGGTTCGAGGAGTCCCTTGCGGACTTCAAGAAGGCGATCAAGATACTCCCCAATGTGGCGGAATTTCACATGAACCAGGGGCGGGCGCTTGCTAGCCTCGGGAGGTTCGATGATAGCATCGGATCCTTCAACGCGGCCAGGAGACTTGCGCCAAAGGACGTGGCGACGCTGAAGTACATGGGCATGGCGCTCCTGAAGCTGAACAGGACCTCCGAGGCCCTGGGGGCTTTCGACGAGTCCATAAGGCTTGGGTCGAACGATAAGGACATGTGGAAGAGCAGGGCGAAGGCGTTCGAGGTCACGGGCAACAAGGAGGAGGCAGTCAAATCGTACATGAAGGCGCTCGAGACCGACCAGGGAGACCAGGCCGCATGGTACAGGCTCGGGTTGCTTCACCTGGAGATTGGGAGGTTCTCGGACGCGAACGCGTGCTTCGACAAGGCGTTGGACATTGAGAGCTCCAACCCCAAGATATGGATGAGCAAGGGCTTCGCGATGGAGAAGCAGGGGCTGTTCGAGGAGGCTGTCAGCTCGTACGACCGTGCGATTGGTCTCGACTCCAACGACAAGGAGGCTTGGAAGAGCAAGGGGCAGGTCCTGCTGGCCCTTGGTCGCGCGGAGCCAGCGTTCAGATGCTTCGACCACGCGCTCAGCATCGACCCGTACTTCGAGGTCGCAGCCGAGGGCAGGAAGCAGGCGGAGGAGGACATCCGCAAGAACAAGATCGAGGATTATTCGAGGTCGGTGCTTGAGTTCGAGTACGCGCACGGAAGGCCTGTCACCAAGGAGGAAGCCTTCAAGGTCTGCGGGATACCGTACGCCTTCCTCAGCGACGTCATGGAGTTCCTGAGCGGCAAGGCTGAGATAAGCCTTACTGGCATATCGAAGGAGGAGTTCGACAGGTACGAACGGATGTCCAGAGAGGTCCTGGTGAACACCTTGGAGAAGAGGGACCTGGCAGCGCACGGCATCAGATTGTGCGACATCACAGTGAGCTTCCCGGACCTCAGGATCTCGAGCGCGAAGAAGGTCCTGAGCTATATCCAAGCGGTGGAGGAGCACCAGTTCAGCACGAAGGTCTCCGACCCTCAAACGGAGGACCTGCTCAGGCAAGCGCTCGACCTGCCGAACGACCAGAAGAACGTGCTTGGGCTCATCAGGAATCTAGGCATCGGAGCGTACTGGGCCAGACAGCTGACGACGATACTGCAGACTTTTCAAGGCGCGGGCTTCGAGACACAATCAGTCACGCTCAAATCAATCGTCAGTGACAGCTACGGACACTACTCGCCATATGATGAGCGCGCGGTCAGACGCGCGCACGCGGAACCCGAGCCGAGACACTCCCATGAGAGACGGGAGGGGATACCGAAGGAGGAGCCCAGGGGCGCGGAGCGATACGCCGAGCCGCGCGAGGAGCGCGAGCCGAGGAGACAGAGGGGGTACGAGGCCGAAGTCGAGCGGGAAAGGCCTCGCCAGAGACCTCCTAGGGAGCGTCCTGGCAGAGAGGCTCAGAAACCCCCGGAAGAGATACCATCCGATCTCGTAGGAAGGAGATGTCTGTTTCACGGAGGCATCGCGGTCGCGAGATGCCGGAAGTGCAAGGCCGTGCTGTGCAAGGAATGCATCCGCGGTTCAGATAGGTGCCCGAGGTGCAACACGCCCCTGAAGGCAGTGGAAGAGACCGGAGACCGCAGAGAGCCCAGAGAGAGAGAGAGACCCGAGTCAAGAAGGCGGCCGCGCGACGAGGAGCCGGAAGAAGGACCTCAGGAAGAGGTCGAGGAAGAGCCGGAGGAGCAGCCTCGCCGTAGAGGACGAGAACCCCAGCCGAAGCCGGCCCGCAGGAAGCAGGATGATGATGAGGAGCTCTCGAGGCTCTGAATACCTGGCGGCCATTGGATTATTTTATAACCCCGCACTCTCTCCCAAAGTCAAGCATTTGTCAGGAGTTGACATAATGGGACGAATCGGCAGAGGGTGGCAGCTAGCCAAGATGAGCTTGCGCGTTGTGAGGAAAGACAAGGAGATCCTCCTGTTTCCATTGCTCTCAGGGATCATAACGATACTGATACTGGCCAGCTTCTTCGTTGGCGTGTTCTTCACGAGTGGGTTCAGCAATGCGAATTCGTGGACCTTCTACATCTTCTTCTTCGTGTTCTACTTCGTGACGTTCTTCATTTCGATCTTCTTCAACGCAGCTGTGATAGGATGCGCAACAATACGAATGAACGGCGGGGATCCGGTGTTTTCCGATGGCATCAAGACAGCCATGCAGAACATCAAGCAGATACTCTTCTGGGCGTTGTTCGCGGCGACAGTCGGACTCATCCTGAGAGCCATCCAGGAGAGGGTCGGGATCCTCGGGAAGTTCATCGTCGGGGCGCTCGGGGCGGCGTTCACCATTGCGACATACTTCGTCGTGCCCGTCCTGATCTATGAGAAGCTTGGGCCGTGGGGGTCGCTGAAGAGGAGCGGCTCGATATTGAAGAACACATGGGGAGAGGCGCTCGTCGGGAACCTGGGCCTCGGAGTTGTGTTCTTCCTCCTAGGATTGCTCGGACTGGTGCCCATAATCGTGGGCGTGCTGTTCATGAGCCTCTGGCCGATCGTGATAGGAGTCGTAACCGCGTTCGTGTACTGGCTCATACTGGGGCTTGTGCTCTCGGCCGCACAATCGGTGCTCGTGGCCGCATTGTACAGGTATGCCACGACGGGCAAGGTCTCCGAGGATTTCGCTGGCCTGTCGTTCGACAACCCCTGGGCCACGCCGTTCAAGAGGATCTGAGCCTACCCGTGGAGCTTCTTGGTGAGCTTTGCGACGCGCTTTCCGTAACGGATGCAGTTCTTCTCAGCTCTAGCGTCTGGCTTTTCGATTGAGACCGGACCGTAATGATCTCCAGAAGAGTCGCCGCAGACGACCATGCCGTGAATCAGAAGGCTCTGGAGGATCGACAGCACGGTGGTCTCGTTCCCGCCGCCGACGTTCGCGCTCGACGAGAACGCCCCGCCCACCTTGTCCTGGAGCTTGCCGTGGTGCTTGATGCTCCTGTCCAGCAGGTCCTTTATCTGAGATGCGGGTCCGCCGTAGTACGTCGGCGAGCCGATGATGATGCCGTCATAGCCCTTTAGATCGTCGACCTTGACCTCTTTCACATCCTTTGTGTCAACCTCGACACCCGCGTCCATGACCCCTTTCTGGATCAGGTAGGCCATCTTCTTCGTGTTCCCAGACCTCGAGTAGTAGCATATCAATATCTTCGCCATGAGCTCCTTCCTTCTAGAGGGGGAACCGCGGGATGGCTCATTAAAGAATCGCCGGCCCTGACCGCTCAGTCCGCACCGAGCCACGCAAGCCTCGAACCGATCCACAGAAGCGTCAGAACGAACACCGAGGCCACGATTGCCGCTACAATAATCCATACGCGCTCGCGCGTGTCTTCTCCTGTTCTCGGGCCGCTTCACCGCTCTCCTCCATGACATATGGCTGTCCGGACGGGAACGGTTGACTAGCCATGCGATTCACCTTCGGGACATAAACCGACATGATGACTATTCATCCCTTGTGTGAGGAGACACATCTGCCTTGACTGCGCTGCCGTTGAGAATGAACTCGAACGATTCCGGTTCAGAGCCCGGCTAAATTCCCCCCTGATGGTTCGCACATGCACAATCGGATTTCGTGATTGGTGAGTGTCGCCTGTCCGGAGAGACTGGACAAACCCCACCGCCGACCGAATCTGAAGATACGAAGGTTGAAGTCCCTGAACGAATCTCTACCGACCCGGATAAGGGAGTCCTCAAGCATGCGAGTGTGCAACAGGTGCCGCAAGGAGACAGACGAAATGTTCTGTCCCACATGTCACGTCCTCACCTATCCGCCAAGGGCCGCTGGACCGGCACCGGCCTCAGCCGCTGGCGAGACCTTCGATTGCACCATCTGGCAAGGTCAGAACAGGACGCGAGGGATCGAGGTTCCACCCAGCGTGCGGGACAAGTACTTCTCAAAAGCTCAAGACATGGTCGTGCTCTACATAGATGGTAAGAGGTCCGTCGCCAAACTCGGGCCTCAGTTCTGGAAGAAACCGTCGGTGATCAAGAAAGCAGTCAGTGACGATGGCAAGGACCAGCTCGTGAAGCTCTTCGAGAAACACCATCTGCTCCCGCCGAGCCAGTCGATCAAGGAGAAGGGCATTGTGGACACGGTCATCTTCGAGGTCATCACTCCAATGGAGGAGTTCAAGATAGCCGTCACCGAGCGTCAGGAAGACGAGGGATAGGACAAAGACTAGACTATCTTCAGCTCTTTGCCTATCTTCTCGAAAGCGCTCAATGCCTCGTCGAGGTCCTTCCTGGTCAGCGCTGCGTTCATGATGGTTCTGATCCTGGCCTTGTCCTTCGACACCATCGGAAACACAATCGGCAGCGCGAACACGCCGATGTCGAACAATCTCGAGCTGAACTCCTTCGCGGCGCCGCTCTCGCCCATCATCACGGGTATGATGGGTGTCTGGCTGTTTCCCGTGTCGAATCCAAGCTGGCGAACGCCCTTCCTGAAGTAGTCGGTGTTGGCCCACAGGTTCTTGACATGCTGCGGCTCCGTCTCCAAGACATCGATGGCCGCGATGCACGCTGCAGCCACGGCCGGAGGATGAGACCCGCTCAGCAGCCATGTCCTAGATTTGTTGAACGCGAAGTTGATCAAGTCCCTGCTCCCTGAGATATGGCCTCCGACGACTCCGAAGGCCTTCGAGAAGGTCCCCATCTCGACCTGGACATCATTGCGCTTCAGCATGAAATGAGAGACGATGCCTCTCCCGCCAGCTCCAAGGACTCCTTCTCCATGGGCGTCGTCCACATAGACCATGGCGCCATGATCGTGCGTGACCGGGGCGATTCCATCCAGGGGCGCAATGTCCCCGTCCATGCTGAACACTCCGTCCGTGATGACAAGGATCTTGCGATAAGGTGGAGAGTGCTTCTCGGCCTCCGCGAGGACTCTCTTCAGGTCCTCCACATCACAGTGCCTGTATACCGCGCGGTCAGCCTTCGACAGCCTCACACCATCGATGATGCTCCCGTGGTTGAGCTCGTCACTGACGATGAGATTTCCAGCGTCGGCGAGCTGAGGTATCAGGCCCGCGTTGGCGGCGAACCCAGTCTGATACACGAGCGAGGCGTCTGCCTCCTTGAACTTGGCCAGGCGCCTCTCCAGCTCCATGTGGAGGTCCATGTTGCCGGCGATCGGACGAACAGAGCCAGAGCCGGCACCGTACTTGTTGACCGCATCGATTGCAGCCTTCTTCAGCTTCGGATGATTGCTCAGGCTGAGGTAGTTGTTGGAGCAGAGCATCAGGACCTTCTTGCCGTCGACGACGCACCTGGGCGTGCTCGGTCCCTGGAGCACGCGCAACTTCCAGTCCAGCTCGCTCGACACTAGCTGATCATACTCTGATTTCAGAAATCCCACGGGATCTCTCCGGACCATCTCCTCACCACTCGGGTTTCAAGGACACCTTCGCAGCCTGCTTGGTGCGAATGAGGTGCATTCCTTCCTCGATGTCCCTTATGGGTAAGGTGTGCGTGATTATAGACTCGAGCTTCGACCTGAAGGCCGGCTTCTTCATGACTTCGAACATGAGGTCCCAGGTCTGGAACATCTTCCGGCCGGTAATGCCGAAGACCGTGGCGCTCTTGAACGTGATTGCATTGTTGACATCGAGCGTGACAGGGTCGTTGTAGAGTCCAAGTATGGAGACCCTCCCACCAGGAGTCAGCATATCGAAGACCTGCCTGAGGGCCGGTGCCGCTCCCGACATCTCGAGACATACATCTGCGCCATTGTCGTCAGTCAGCTCCTTGACCTTCTTGACGAGCGCTCCGTTCCCCATCGCAGCATCGAGCACATGGTCCGCGCCCATCTTCTTCGCCAGCTCGGTCCTGACCTTCTCGCTACCGAGCTCGGTGGCTAATACCTGCTTCGCGCCCATTGTCTTCAGCAGAGCAATCGCCATCAGACCGATCGGTCCGCAGCCAGCGACGACGACGTTCTTGTCCTTTATGTCGTGGAAACAGTCGTTCGGGAAGACGGTGAACGTGGCATTTCCGAGAGGCTCCAAGAGAGACCCCAGTCTAGGGTCGACCCCTTTCGGGAGCTTCATCGCATTTAGCTCAGGCAGCTTGACGTACTCAGCGAAGACTCCGTCGGTGTCGACGCCTAGAATCTTCATGTTCCGGCAGATGTGCATCCTGCCGGTCCTGCACTGATAGCATGTGCCGTCCACGATGTGTGTCTCGGCGGAGACCATGTCCCCCACCTTGACCTTCTTAACGCCCTTGCCTACCTGGACGACCTCTCCGCAAAACTCGTGTCCGAAGACGATCGGCAGCGTCTTGACGCGCTTCTGGGCCCAGTGGTTCCAGTCCCATATGTGAACGTCCGTGCCGCAGATGGAGGTCATCTTCGTCTGGACCAAGACCTCACCATTGCCGGCGACTGGCTTATCCACGTCCTCGACCGACGCTCCCGGCTCCCTGTTCCTTTTGACAACCGCGTGCATCTACGGTTCACAGCTCCTATTGTCTAGGAGTGGACATTGGTTTTGGTTCTTAAGCGATTTGGGGGTACAAAGAAGCTCGACAGAGAATCCTTCATCTGGTTTCCGGAGCATCTTGTCATGGGGATAGATTGACCGAAGCACTGGAGGAAGCATATCAATCATCCAGCGTTCCTCCAGCCGGGAAGGTCAACTGGAAGAGCATCATCGGGCTTCTCCCTGCGGGCATGCTGTACGCTATGGCATATTCCAGTTTCTTCAACCATTCTCAGAGGGACGATTACACTCCTCTGGGTTACATCTGGAGTTTGTGTGGCTTAGCATTGGTCGTTGTCTCGATGATCGGGATCCGCACGATCAGGTTCGGAGAG
This region of Candidatus Thermoplasmatota archaeon genomic DNA includes:
- a CDS encoding tetratricopeptide repeat protein — its product is MGLLDTLLNKEKKLLEKSKKELARVDSLEKSGRSKEALAELEKTSAMLKENMIFIGKMRLDFSPVFSDLGKKFLGFDRAQMAQDAARVSLQLDPKNSVAMVVDGRSAIRLGNVKEALITLSSAVAVFPKSEDLWSALGDAQESSGDIGNSIESYKCALEINSRAIEYYDKILAHTPQDTDMMKRKGTALTKLQRYDDSVKTFQAGIAIDPKDKDLWIGIATALNSAGKSDEAIKALNKALKLDPNDKYCHDNLGRILLKLGRPEEALESFSRAAEIDRGDKIVWNELGVVQEELKQYDAALESFDRALTIDPKDINVLNNKKMTLLKVERYPDLIMTCDKILLLNPQDHGTLLDKARALFAMDKIGEALTFADSSLVLAPKSKDAMNLKKECLIRLGRHEDVVVWCNKILAVDPNDYVATHDKGVAQMKAGRPQEAVKTFERGLKAVPTQLPMLESLKEAYKQLQKDDLVVQTCDRIVAVDQNNKAAYFDKAVALDRAEKYDECQAAYRLALKHDPTNPDVFYNIAALFLRIGKPREAVDYAKQGLIVAPGSHSLWRIRGDASYQSKEYENAVASYGKAVELDPSDKKSYKTMGRALVELKRYEQGLVAFEHAAKLDSKDADAWYQKCVALEWLDRDQDALSSITEAVRLNATVPEYRVKQGVLLTKLGKPDEALNAYDEAVKISPRSVHVLNAKKDLLKSLKRNEEVVTVCNEILKLAPKDRDALVDKGSASLFLKKPNEALVCFNKALDHHADDLDVLELKKLALISMDDPDSVVSVTDHILRLSPKNKNAHSDRAAALEKLDRMDEALKSYEHALSLDQKDVFLWNRKGLLLLSAGNPAQAAEAFEIAIKLDSNQPFVLNNKGKAYLELRRFEESLADFKKAIKILPNVAEFHMNQGRALASLGRFDDSIGSFNAARRLAPKDVATLKYMGMALLKLNRTSEALGAFDESIRLGSNDKDMWKSRAKAFEVTGNKEEAVKSYMKALETDQGDQAAWYRLGLLHLEIGRFSDANACFDKALDIESSNPKIWMSKGFAMEKQGLFEEAVSSYDRAIGLDSNDKEAWKSKGQVLLALGRAEPAFRCFDHALSIDPYFEVAAEGRKQAEEDIRKNKIEDYSRSVLEFEYAHGRPVTKEEAFKVCGIPYAFLSDVMEFLSGKAEISLTGISKEEFDRYERMSREVLVNTLEKRDLAAHGIRLCDITVSFPDLRISSAKKVLSYIQAVEEHQFSTKVSDPQTEDLLRQALDLPNDQKNVLGLIRNLGIGAYWARQLTTILQTFQGAGFETQSVTLKSIVSDSYGHYSPYDERAVRRAHAEPEPRHSHERREGIPKEEPRGAERYAEPREEREPRRQRGYEAEVERERPRQRPPRERPGREAQKPPEEIPSDLVGRRCLFHGGIAVARCRKCKAVLCKECIRGSDRCPRCNTPLKAVEETGDRREPRERERPESRRRPRDEEPEEGPQEEVEEEPEEQPRRRGREPQPKPARRKQDDDEELSRL
- a CDS encoding NAD(P)H-dependent oxidoreductase; protein product: MAKILICYYSRSGNTKKMAYLIQKGVMDAGVEVDTKDVKEVKVDDLKGYDGIIIGSPTYYGGPASQIKDLLDRSIKHHGKLQDKVGGAFSSSANVGGGNETTVLSILQSLLIHGMVVCGDSSGDHYGPVSIEKPDARAEKNCIRYGKRVAKLTKKLHG
- a CDS encoding aminotransferase class I/II-fold pyridoxal phosphate-dependent enzyme — protein: MVRRDPVGFLKSEYDQLVSSELDWKLRVLQGPSTPRCVVDGKKVLMLCSNNYLSLSNHPKLKKAAIDAVNKYGAGSGSVRPIAGNMDLHMELERRLAKFKEADASLVYQTGFAANAGLIPQLADAGNLIVSDELNHGSIIDGVRLSKADRAVYRHCDVEDLKRVLAEAEKHSPPYRKILVITDGVFSMDGDIAPLDGIAPVTHDHGAMVYVDDAHGEGVLGAGGRGIVSHFMLKRNDVQVEMGTFSKAFGVVGGHISGSRDLINFAFNKSRTWLLSGSHPPAVAAACIAAIDVLETEPQHVKNLWANTDYFRKGVRQLGFDTGNSQTPIIPVMMGESGAAKEFSSRLFDIGVFALPIVFPMVSKDKARIRTIMNAALTRKDLDEALSAFEKIGKELKIV
- the tdh gene encoding L-threonine 3-dehydrogenase, with the translated sequence MHAVVKRNREPGASVEDVDKPVAGNGEVLVQTKMTSICGTDVHIWDWNHWAQKRVKTLPIVFGHEFCGEVVQVGKGVKKVKVGDMVSAETHIVDGTCYQCRTGRMHICRNMKILGVDTDGVFAEYVKLPELNAMKLPKGVDPRLGSLLEPLGNATFTVFPNDCFHDIKDKNVVVAGCGPIGLMAIALLKTMGAKQVLATELGSEKVRTELAKKMGADHVLDAAMGNGALVKKVKELTDDNGADVCLEMSGAAPALRQVFDMLTPGGRVSILGLYNDPVTLDVNNAITFKSATVFGITGRKMFQTWDLMFEVMKKPAFRSKLESIITHTLPIRDIEEGMHLIRTKQAAKVSLKPEW